Part of the Fibrobacterota bacterium genome is shown below.
GGCCGCAGGGGCCGCTTTGGAATCCGCCGGGACCGAGCTGGAATCCGTTCCCGTGCGCTTTCCCTTGCTCTTCGAGGATGCGGCCTTGCGGGAGCAATTCCATGCCGCCGTCAAGGCGCGTTTCGGGGGGGTAACGCGCATGTATCCCGCCATCCTCGCGGAGCTCCCCGGCGCGCCCCGGGATCTGGCCGGCGCCGACGGCGATCCTTACGACCCCAAGGCCTTTCCGGGAGCCCGTCGGGTGGCCCGGGAAATCCTGACCCTGCCGGTGGCGGCGGATCTGATGGGCCGCGAGGACGCGTTCCTGGCCTATTTGGAGGGCTTGCTGCGGAAGGCGGGGGCGCTCCGTGCTCCCGTAGCCGATGCCAAGGGGATGGAGCCGGGGGGCGCAAGGGCCGGGTCGGGAACCGAGGTGCCGGCGGGGGCCGAGGGTCGCGATTGGGCGCCGGGGCGCGAACGCGTGAGCCGGCCGGCGCTGTTCCCGGCGCCGTAACCGACAGGGTACCGTTTCACACGGGTTACCTTGGTCCGGCTAGACGTTCACCTTGTAGGCGAGTTCGAGCTCGTCGCCCAGCTTCCCGCGGATGCCCCAGCAACGCCGGGGCGATTCGAAAATCGTGACCTCGAGATCGTTGGGATGCATCCCGAATTCCGATTGCGCGTCGTCCATGAGTTTGCGCAGGAGGGCCTTAAGGGCCACGGGCGAACGACCCTCGAAAAGGGAGATCTCGATGATGGTGTACGCCGAAGTCCGATCCGAGGGATAGAGGAAGTCCTCCCCGTCCAAAGGGAAAAAGCGCTGGAAACGTTTGTCCTTGGGCAGGCTCAACGCCGCGACCACGGCGTTTTGGATGAGATCGGACCAGCGGGCCCGGTTCGGGACCAGGACTTCGCGGCGGCCGTAAATCTTAACCTGTGCCATGGCCCTCAGCCTCCTACGCTGGAAGAGGGGGATTGAGACTCAGGCGGCCGGTCTTCCATCTTGGCCTCCATGGAAACCGTGATGCCGTTCTTCTTCATCATGTCGTATAAGGTGGGGCGCGTGAGGCCGGTGACCTTGGCGGCCAGGCTGATGTTGCCTTTGGCCTGCTTGAGGGCGTTGAGGAGGAAATTGCGGTCGAACATCTGCCGCGCTTCGCGGTAGCTGAGGACGGTGAAGGAGGTCTCCGAAAGCTGCAAATCCTCGGGCTCGATGACCTGGTTGGCGCAGGTGATGGAGGCGCGGTTCAGCTTGTTCTCCAGTTCGCGCACGTTGCCGGGCCAGCTGTAATTCATCAGCATCTGCTCGGCGCGCTTGGAAAGCTTCAGGCGCGCCTGGTTGAACTTCAGGCGGTTGGCCTCGATGATCTTGGCGGCGATGAAGGGGATGTCGTCCTTGCGATCCCGCAGGGGCGGCAGATGGATCTCGAACTCGCTGAGGCGGTAATAGAGATCGGTCCGCATGGCGGGATTGTCCTTCTCCGCCAGGTTGGTCTTGTTGGTGGCGGCGATGATGCGGACGTTCAAGCTGCGGAAAGCGGTCTCCCCTACGCGCTGCAGCTTCTGGTCCTGCAGGAAGCGCAGCAGCTTCACTTGCAAGGCCATGGGCATGTCCCCGATTTCGTCGAGGAACAGGGTTCCCTTGTTGGCCGATTCGATGAGCCCCATCTTGTCGGTGTTGGCCCCGGTGAAGGCGCCCTTCACGTAGCCGAACAGTTCCGATTCCATCAGGCTGGCCGGGATGGAGCCGCAGTTAATGGGTACGAAAATCTCGTTGCGGCGCGGGCTGTGGAAATGCACGGCGCGCGCGCACAGCTCCTTGCCGGTCCCGCTCTCGCCGGTGATGAGGACGTTCACGTCCGTCTTCGCCAGCTTGCGGATGTTGTCGAAGATCTTCCGCATCAGATCGCTTTGCCCGATCATGAGGTTGTCCGCCTCGCTGGGCAGGCCCTGCGCCGCCTTCTCCTCGGCCGGCTTCTCCAGGGTGGCCATGCGGCAGGCCCGCGCCAGGATCACTTTCAACTCATCGATGTCGATCGGCTTCTGCAGGTAGTCGAAGGCGCCGCGTTCCACCGCGCGGCGGCCCAGATCGGCGCTATTGTTCGAGGTATTCACGATGATCTTGGCCAGGCGATCCTCGCGCAAGACCGCGTCGATGATCTCCAGCCCCCGCTCAGGCTTGTTCTCCAGGCCCATGTCCAGGCAAATGACGCCGGGCTTCTGCCGCCGCACCGCGTCCAAGCAGCCCTCCAGGGTCTCGGCCTCGAGCACCTCGAAGTCCGAGTTCAGGGCCCATTTCATTTGTTCGCGCAGGCCCACGTTGTCTTCCACGAGAAGGAGCTTGATCATGGGGGGAAAGATAACAAGCGGGCGGGAGGGACGGGTCGAATGGTTCCGGCGCGCGCGTAAATCCGCGCCGGGACGGAGCTGGAAAGGGCTTATCCCGTTCCCAAGAGGATGCAGAACTCCGTCCCCTTGCCCAATTCCGAATGCGCCAGGATGCGCCCGCCCATTTGCTCGACCAGGGTCTTGCATTGGTACAGGCCGATCCCCACGCCCTTTTCCTTGGTGGTCGCGAAGGGCTGGAACAGGCGCCGCCGCACGAATTCGGGATCCATGCCCGCGCCGTCGTCCTCGACCATGATCCAGGCCGCGTAGCTGGCGAAAAACCGTTCGCCGCCCCCGAAGAGATCCCGCAGGCGCTGGGGCGCGCCTTCGGCCAGGTACCCGAAGGAAAGGCGCAGCCTGCCCCGGGGCGAGGCTTCGCCGTCCCGGCGCATGGCCTCCAGCGAATTGGTGACGAGGTTGCGGACCACGAAGAACAGGGCTTGCCGATCCATGGGGACCGCCGAAGCCCCGCGGCCTTCGAGGGCGAAACCCACCTGGGGCAGGGAGGCCAGGCCGGAATTCTGGACCACCTCTTCCAACAGCGGCCGCAAGGGGGCATGCGCCAGCTTCACCTCTTGCGTTTTCGGGGCCACCGCCAGGCGATCGATCAGCCCTTGCAGGTTCACGGCGCAACTCTTGACCGAGGCCAGCATGCTGGCTTGGAAGGCCGGATTGCCCAGGTTCTTCTCGGCGTTCCTCATCAACAGGTTCAGGGTCGCGATCTGGTTCTTGATATCGTGGATGATGAAGGAGGCCACGTGGTGGAACGACTCGAACTGCTTGCGCTCGATGCGTTCCTGGAGCACGCGGTTCTTGAAGAGCGCATCGCCGATGGAAGTGGAAAAGACCTCGATGAGGGCGAGATCCTCCGAGTCGAAGGCCTCCCCCCCGCTGCGGCCCTGCAAGGCGAGGATGCCCCCCAACCGCTCCCCGATGAAGACCGGGAAGGCGCCGTCCAGGCGCAATTCCTCGACCAGGGGCTCCTTGCGCGCGGCCTGCCGGCGCGCGCGGCCCGCATCGTCCTCGGCCACCAGATCCAAAGGACGCCCGTCGGCGACCAGTTCGCGCGCCAGCGGGCTGTCGCCGCTGATCACCAGCCCGCGCCGCGTCGCCTCTTCCTTGTTCTCATGCTGGTAGAAATTCCCGTCCTGCCAATCGAGCAGGAAGAAGTAGGCGTCCTCGACGTTCACCGAGTATTTCATGTTCTCGATCAATTCGGTAATGGCGCCGTCCACGTCCGCGCCCGACCTGGACGTCTTATGCTGGCGGAAGAATTGCTCCTGGTAATCGTACTTGCGCGAGTAGAACCGGCTGTTGATCCAATCGCTGATGTGCCGGCGCATGGTGCCGGAGCCCAGCACCAGCACGGCCAGGAAGCAAAGGGAAAAGCCCACCAGAAAGCGATCGAAATAAGTGAAGTCCAGGTGTAGCCATTGGAAGGCCAGGATGGTGAGGGCCACGCCCAGGAAGGCCGCCCCGGTGAGGAAGACGGTGGCCGAGGAATACAAGGTGCCGCGCGGGATGGCGATGCGTTCCGAGCCCAGGCGGTAGCGGAGGAAGCCGGCCAGGATCACCGGATACACCACTCCGTAAACCACCGAAGAGGCTTCCGCGAAATGTTCCGGCAACTCGCGGTAGATCAGCACTTTCGAGAAATAGAGGATATGGAAGACGGACAGGCTGCCCAAGCCGATGAAGCAGAGCCGGCCGATGCGCCGCTGGTAATCCTTGGCGAAACGGTAGGTGCTTTCCAGCAGGTAAAGCGTGTAGACCGCCGTCAGCACGCGCATGGCGGGGATCAGTATCGCCGGACCCGTGAACAGGATGCTCGACAGGCCCAGGGAACCCGTGGCGGAAACATGGCCCGGCAGCCATAGCGCCGCCATGGCCGCCGCCGTGCCGAAGGCGGCCACCGAATAAAGCGAAACCTTCAGGCTTCCCCAGGCCAGGGAAGGCCCATCGCCCTCGTCGCGCAGGAAATGCCGGGCCAACTCCAGGATGCCCAGGGAGATCAGCAGTCCGATGAGCTGCAAGGCGAGCTGGTAATGGTACCAGACCGCGTTCTCCCTGGCGAACACGGCCCCCCAACCGAACCAGAGGTGGGCGACGAACAGGCCGGAAAGCCCTGCCAGTACGACGCGCAAGGCGGTCCGGTAGGATCGGAAAAGGACCAGGAAGCCTAGCGCCAAGTCGAGGAGGGTGCCGACCAGGAGGAAGGCGAGGGTAAGCATGGGCTGGTCCGCGCCTTAGTGCTCAGTCATGACCGAGTACTAGCCCGCCTCCGCTTCGGGGGCGGATTGGACTTGGTAGTAGTACGAGTACTTCCGGTACCGGTTCTCCTCGAAAGGGGAGATTTTCGATCCGTTCAGGATGCATGAGACCCTGGCGTTGCGCTCGAACAAGATGTCGACGGCCTCGCGCGCCTCGCGCGCGGCGGTGACGCCCGAGCGGCAGACGAAAACCACGCCGTCCACCTGGTCCGCCAGGGAGAGGGGTTCCGGCGTGATCATGACGGGAGGCATGTCGAGGATGACGACGTCGAATTGGCTGCGGGCCATCTCGACGAAAGCCTTGAAACGATCGGAACCCACCAACTCCCCCGCGTTGGCGTTCGGCGATTTGCGCGGAGCCACCACCAGGTTCCGCTGCAAGGTAGGCTGGAAAACGAGGCTCGCGGATTCCAGGAAGTGCCCGGCCTCGATGTCGGGCTGATCGAGGATGGTGTCCAGGCCGGTGGCCACGTGCAAGTTGAAGATCTTGGCGACCCTCCCCAGGCGGAAATCGGCGTCGATGAGGAGGGTACGTTTCCCCTTGCGGGCGAAAGTCACGGCCAGGTTGGCCGCGCAGGTGGACTTGCCCTCATGCGGCCGGCACGAGGTGATCAGCAGGCAGAACTTCCCGGGCGCGCCCGCGTTGCGGAAGCCATTCTCGATTTCTTCCCGGATCATACGGAAGGCTTCCACGTCTTCCAACCGCGACATCCCGCCGTGGATGATCAGCATGGGGTCGACCGCGGGCTTGCGCGAGTCGCCCTCTTCCTCGCCCTTCTTATACTTGAGCTTACGCTCGGCGATGACCCCGAGGACCTTCAGCCCCAGCAAACGCGTTACGTCTTCCTTGGTCCAGATGCGGATGAAAACCAGGGACCAGGCCAGCACCAGGCCGGGGATGAGGATAAAAAGCAGGGCGACCGCCGCCGCCGCGATCAGCAAACGCGTTTTGGTGGAAGGCGGATAGTAGATGGCCGGGCGGGCGGGATCCACCACCGACACCTTGAAGAACTCCGACCCGGTCACCAGCTTGGCGCGGTTGTAGCTTTCCAGCAGGCGATCGTAGATGTTCTGGTTGTTCTTGTTGACGTTGTTCAGGCGCTCGAGCTCCAGTTGGATCTTGACGGGGGGCCGGTAGTTCTGGCGCGGCGCGGTGGTGGCGACCCGGGCCCGCGCTTGCGCGAGTTCCTGGTCGATGCGCTTTACCAACGAGCCTTCCGCCCCCTCGAGCTGGCGGTAGAGGGAATCCTTCTCCGCCTCCGCTTCCTTGATGCGGGGATGATCGGGGCCCAGGGTGGCCCGCAAGCTCTGCTGCCGCGCGTTCACCTCTTGCAGGCTCGCCCTCAGGATGCCCGCTTTCGCTTCGCCCGCCTGCGCCATTTCCCCCAACAGTTCGAGGGCCCAGAAATAACGCCGCTCGGGCGTTGCGTCGGGTTCCCGCGCCGCGAACGCCTGGACCACCCGCCGCTTCTGGCCCTCCAGCTGATCCATGGTCTGGCGCGATTCGAGGTAGGTCAGGTTGTCCCCCGCGCTGGGGCCTTGTTGCTGGGACAACTCCGGGTTTTCGGCATAATAATGGGAAAGGTCGTCCTGGCTTTTTTCCAGGCGTTCCTTGGCCAAGTCCAAATCCTTTTCCATCTGCGCCAGGATGCCCACGTCCTGCACCTCGGTGGTGCCGTAATAGACGTCCAGGAACTCGCTCTGCAAGGTGGAGAGGATATCGGCGACGAGGAAGGGATCGCGATCCTTAAGGTGGATCTCGAAATTGGTGCCTCCCAGGGGCCGCGCGGAAACGTTCTTCTTCAGATCCTGGAAGACGGCGTCGAAGGGCATGAAATCCAGATCCACGCGATTGCCGTGCTCCCCGGAAAGGAATTCCGGCGTGAACTGCACGTCCAGTCCCGGGAAGGAAAGACGGCCCTCGCCCACGATAGGGCCTTGGTGCACCTTGTAATCGGTGGTCGCCCCTACGGGCTTGTAGTTCACCGTGGCTTCGGTGCCGCGGCCGGACAAAACGATGGTGTAACGTTCCAGCCCCAGGTTGTCCGTGTATTTCACGTCTTTGAACACCCACTTCTGGAACTGTTCCTTGGTGGCGATGCGCAGGCGCAATCCCAGCTTGGTAATGGTCCCTTCCAGCACCTGATGGCTGGAGAGGATGCTCAGGATGGATTGGCCCGAGGTGATGGCCACGTCGCGCATGACGTTGGTCTGGGCGCCGACCACGTCGGGAAAACGCATCACCGTGGTGGCGGAATACGATTTCGGCAAATCGAAAAGGGACAGGGCGATGCCTACCGGCGCGGCCACGACGAACCAAGCGATGAGCGCGATCCATTTCCGCATCCAAAGGACGTGGAAAAGGGTGGTGAGCGAGGGGAGCTTGCGCGGACCGGAGGGGAGATCCTCCATCTCCCCCGCTGGGTGCGCATCGGGAGGCGGGGTTCGGGGGCTCATTTACGGGACCGAAAGATAGATATTAATTTTTTTGGATTGGAATCCGTGACCGCGCCGGATCCTTCGTCGTAAACTTACCACCGAACAGAACCGGACGGCCATGAAAAAAATCCTCCTGATAGCGCCTATTCCCATCCTCGCGATCGGCGCTTTGTTGGTCTGGCAGAACCTGCCGCAGAAGCGCTTCGCCAAACACGTCACCAAGGCCCGGCTGTACGCGAAGGAAGGCAACCTGACGGCCGCCCGGATCGAGTACGAAAAAGGGTATTCGGCCCAGGGGGCATATACCCCTTACGTTTCCCTGGAGGTGCTCAACCTCGCCAACCGCCTCAGCATCCAGGACGGCAAGCCGCGCGAGGCCCTGGAAAATACCCAGAAGTTCGTGGCCGCGCACAAGACCAACAAGGAAGGCCGGGTGCTTTTGGCCGGCCTCGCCTTCGAGATGGGGGAAACGGAATTGGGATTCGACGCCCTGAACGAATTGCTCGTCCAGGATCCTTGGAATTACCGCGGCCGCCTGCTGCTCACCCAGGTGCGCGCGAAACAGGGACGTTTGGATCTCGCGGAACAGCAGTTGCGGTACCTCTACAGCAAATACCCGGATTCGGTGCAGGCCCTGTTGCCCATGGCCGAGGTGCTTTTGCGCGAACGTCGATCAAGCGAAGGACGCGAGTTCCTCCGCCGCGCCCTGGTAAAGGAACCCAAGAACGTCCGCGCCCGGCTGCTGCTGGTGGACAGCTACCTGATGGAGAAACAACTCGACTCGGCCGAACTGATGCTCGATCAGTGGCAGGAATCGGATCCGGACAAGAAGCAACAGGTGCAGATCCGCAAGGCCCGGCTTTACTCCCTGGCCGGACGGCTGGGCGATGCCGAGGCCGCCTTGGCGCCTTACCTCAAGCCCACGGAGGACAATCTCCAGGCCCTCTCCGAGCTGGCCATCCTCCACGCCAAGGGCGGCCGCTACGATTCGGCCCTGGCCTTGTACCGCGCCATCGGCGACGTCTCCCCCAAGGCGAGCGCGACCGCGGAGATCATGTCCTACTACCTGGACATGAAGGCGCAGAATCCGGCCCGCGCCTTGGAGGCGCTCAAAACCCTGCAGATCAGCGATAAGCGCCCGGCCCTGCTGCCCCCGCTCATAGCCGCCTACCTCGCCATCGGCCAGGACAACAAGGCGCAGGACCTGATCGCCCAGCAGCCCGACAGCCTGAAGCGCTCCCTGACCGCCTTCATGGGCAGCCTCCTGCCCGACAAGGAATTCATCGGGCAATGGGCGCTCATCACGTACTTCAGCGCCAACCACCAGAACCCTTCCGTTTTCCAGGCCGTGGAAGATCTCTATAAAAGATGGCCCAAGCAACGCCTCGCCATCGAAATGTGGACCAGCCAATTGTCCGCCATGGGCCGATACGCCGATGCGGCCAAGGTGCTGGCCACCCTGGACAAGCCCGAGCTCGGCCAACGGGTAGGTTATCTGCAGCTTTTGGCCAGCGCGGGCCAGGGCGATAAAGCGCGGGATGCCGCCCTTAAGCTTTCCGCCGATTACCCCGACCTGAAGGGAGTCAACCTCATCCTGGCCGAGTACTGGGTCAAGAAGGACAAGGCCAAGGCCATGGACTATTACCAGAAGGAGCTGGCCCTCAACCCGGACAACCTGGTGGCGTTGAACAACCTGGCCTGGGAATACGGCGTGGTGCAAGGGGACTTGGCCAAAGCCCGGCCGTTCCTCGACAAGCTGAAGGGGGTTAAGAATCTCGACCCGCGCATCCTCGATACGGTGGGTTGGATCCTGGCCGTGAACGGACAGGCCGCCGAAGGCGAGCCCTATCTGCGCAATGCCATCGATCTGGTCCCCGATTTCCCCGCCTTCCAATACCATTTGGCCTTTATCCTGGCGCGGACCGGAAAGAAGGACGAAGCCCGCGATCTCCTGAAGCAGGCCTTGTCCGCCACGGCCGCATTCGAGGAACGCAAGGACGCCGAGAAGCTGATGTCGGAGCTGGGATGAGGGGAGCGGCCTGGGCGGCATTCTCCCTCCTGTTCTTCGCCAACTATTTCCCCGCTTTCCGATGGATGGTGGCGCGCTGGGACGAACCTGCCTCCTACATGTCCCATGGGTGGCTCATCCCCCCCATTTCCGCCTTCCTTCTCTGGCAGCGCAGGAGGGAAATCGCATCGCTCCCCCGCGGCCCCGCCCAGGCAAGCGCCTGGGGTTTTCCTGTGATCATCGTATCGCTTCTTCTCCATCTTACGGCCGGCCTGGCCGACGTCTCTTCCCTATCCGGGCTGACCCTGGTGGGAGTACTGTTGGGCTTCGTCCTATTGGTCGAGGGAAAGCCGACGGCGAAGGCCGCCTGGTTCCCTATCCTGTTCCTGGCCTTGATGGTGCCCCCGCCGGAATTCGTCATCGACAAGCTCAATTTTTCCCTGAAACTGATGGCCGCCGATATCGCGACCAGCCTCCTCGACTTGGTGGGCCTGCCGGCCATCCGCCAGGGCTCGTACATGATTTTCGGCGATGAGAAACTGGCCGTCGGGGACGTATGCTCCGGCCTGCGCAGCCTGCTCGCCCTGCTCGACCTGGGCGTACTTTACGCCTACCTGGTGCGCGAACGCGGACGCGCCGGGGTGGGCGCCGCCCTCGCGATGGCCGTCCCGGCCGCCATCGTCGGCAACGGCCTGCGCATCTTCCTGGTCGCCTGCCTGGTGATCGCTTTCGGGCAAGCCGCCGTGTTCAAGCCGCTGGTGGGCAGTTGGGACCTGCACTTGTTCACGGGCGCCTTCATCTTCATAGCCGCCTTCGGCTGCCTTTACCTCGCGGTGTGGGCGGTAGACCGTTTGTCTCCCGCCGTTTCCGGGCGGGAGCCCGTTCCCCGGGCGGAACCCGTCCAAAAGGGCGTACCGATGACCGCGCGGCGGCAACGCGCGTGGCTGGCGGCATCCCTCCTGGCCCTGGCGGCGGCGGCGGCGCTCTCGGAATCGGTCCTCTTCAAGCAAGTGGTGCAAGGCCAAACCGATCTGGCCCGTAACATCCCCCGCCAACTCGGGGCTTGGCAATTAGTGGACGAACAAACGGCCACGCCATCCGAAGTACAAGGGTTGGAGACGCGCGACATCATCAAGCGCACCTATAGCGACGGGCGCGAATATATGGAATTGGTAGTGGCCTACATCGCCCATAGCAGCCGCAAGTCGGCCCATGCGCAGGAAGCCTGTTTACGGGGAGCGGGAGCCCTGGTGGGAAGCATCGGGAAGGTCTCCTGGGAGAATGGCCGGGTGAACGGAAAGCTCATTTCCATCGACGTGCGGGACCAACGCGAATGGGTCTGCTATTGGTATAAGATCGGGGATACCTATACCGCCGACTACCTGGCCTCCAGCTTGCGCATGTTCCTGGGCGGCCTCATCGGCGAGAAGATCCAGGGAGCATCCTTGGTCCGCATCCTCACGCCCGAGGCCCGCGGCGAAAGCCAAGCCCGCATTGAATCCCGCATGCAGGACTTCACCCATGCCTTGTTGCCGGAATTGAAGAAGGCTCTACCTTAGATTGGAAATGGCTTTGCCGAAAGTCCGGTTTTTCATGGAGGAACTCGCGATATATGGACTTTTTGAGTCTGTAAAGTCGAAGAGGGAAGCGACGGCATTCTTTACGCCTCTCCCCGACGAAGGAAGCCGGGGTTCCGAAATCCCGGTTTCGGGCGCATTCCAAGCTGGATAACTCCCTAATTTTCTTGGCATTGAATTAGCTTGTCTAGGGCTGAGCAGCGCATGAATGAGAAGAGGATTTCAATGCAGAAGTTATTAGCGATTTTGGCACTTTCGGCGGGTTTGTCCCAGGCCACGGTAATTCACTGGAGCGCGTCCAACGACTCTAAGTCCTTGGCTGATGCCGTTGCCAATGACAGCATTTACACCGGCTACGTCGACTTGGTCGAGTTCAACGATGGTTCGTTCAGCAGCATCTGGTCCACGCCCGATCCGCTCTTGGGAAAATACGTGGTCATGAATACCAAGACCGACATGTTCTACATCTCCACCAGCAACGCTCCCGCTTCGATCGCCAGCAATGCGCTGTTCTCGGCGAGCTTCGACTTCGACCTGAACTCGTCCAACCTTTCGACCGCGAACGGTTACGTGCTCGGGAATATCTCCATCAATAATACCATCGGTTCCGCGGGCCTAACGGAGTTCGCCCAGACCGAGGCGATTTATCCGGACGCCCAGTACACCTTCTCCGCCCAGGGCTCCTTCGGGAACGGGCAGTTGGGCACGGTTCCCGAACCCACCTCCCTCGGCCTGATGGGCTTGGGCCTGATCGGCTTCGGTCTCTTCATCCGCCGCAAGAAGACCGTCTGAGCCTTTTTAGCATCGATTGAAAAAAGCGGAGGGGAAACCCTCCGCTTTTTTTGCGTACTCCCCGCATCCATAGGCAAACGGGAAATCGGGTAGCGGACGGCCCGGCAGGGGACCCTTAGAACTTGAGCTTCCGGCCGTAGAAAGCTTCCGC
Proteins encoded:
- a CDS encoding EpsI family protein, which gives rise to MRGAAWAAFSLLFFANYFPAFRWMVARWDEPASYMSHGWLIPPISAFLLWQRRREIASLPRGPAQASAWGFPVIIVSLLLHLTAGLADVSSLSGLTLVGVLLGFVLLVEGKPTAKAAWFPILFLALMVPPPEFVIDKLNFSLKLMAADIATSLLDLVGLPAIRQGSYMIFGDEKLAVGDVCSGLRSLLALLDLGVLYAYLVRERGRAGVGAALAMAVPAAIVGNGLRIFLVACLVIAFGQAAVFKPLVGSWDLHLFTGAFIFIAAFGCLYLAVWAVDRLSPAVSGREPVPRAEPVQKGVPMTARRQRAWLAASLLALAAAAALSESVLFKQVVQGQTDLARNIPRQLGAWQLVDEQTATPSEVQGLETRDIIKRTYSDGREYMELVVAYIAHSSRKSAHAQEACLRGAGALVGSIGKVSWENGRVNGKLISIDVRDQREWVCYWYKIGDTYTADYLASSLRMFLGGLIGEKIQGASLVRILTPEARGESQARIESRMQDFTHALLPELKKALP
- a CDS encoding tautomerase family protein yields the protein MAQVKIYGRREVLVPNRARWSDLIQNAVVAALSLPKDKRFQRFFPLDGEDFLYPSDRTSAYTIIEISLFEGRSPVALKALLRKLMDDAQSEFGMHPNDLEVTIFESPRRCWGIRGKLGDELELAYKVNV
- a CDS encoding sigma-54-dependent Fis family transcriptional regulator; the encoded protein is MIKLLLVEDNVGLREQMKWALNSDFEVLEAETLEGCLDAVRRQKPGVICLDMGLENKPERGLEIIDAVLREDRLAKIIVNTSNNSADLGRRAVERGAFDYLQKPIDIDELKVILARACRMATLEKPAEEKAAQGLPSEADNLMIGQSDLMRKIFDNIRKLAKTDVNVLITGESGTGKELCARAVHFHSPRRNEIFVPINCGSIPASLMESELFGYVKGAFTGANTDKMGLIESANKGTLFLDEIGDMPMALQVKLLRFLQDQKLQRVGETAFRSLNVRIIAATNKTNLAEKDNPAMRTDLYYRLSEFEIHLPPLRDRKDDIPFIAAKIIEANRLKFNQARLKLSKRAEQMLMNYSWPGNVRELENKLNRASITCANQVIEPEDLQLSETSFTVLSYREARQMFDRNFLLNALKQAKGNISLAAKVTGLTRPTLYDMMKKNGITVSMEAKMEDRPPESQSPSSSVGG
- a CDS encoding tetratricopeptide repeat protein — encoded protein: MKKILLIAPIPILAIGALLVWQNLPQKRFAKHVTKARLYAKEGNLTAARIEYEKGYSAQGAYTPYVSLEVLNLANRLSIQDGKPREALENTQKFVAAHKTNKEGRVLLAGLAFEMGETELGFDALNELLVQDPWNYRGRLLLTQVRAKQGRLDLAEQQLRYLYSKYPDSVQALLPMAEVLLRERRSSEGREFLRRALVKEPKNVRARLLLVDSYLMEKQLDSAELMLDQWQESDPDKKQQVQIRKARLYSLAGRLGDAEAALAPYLKPTEDNLQALSELAILHAKGGRYDSALALYRAIGDVSPKASATAEIMSYYLDMKAQNPARALEALKTLQISDKRPALLPPLIAAYLAIGQDNKAQDLIAQQPDSLKRSLTAFMGSLLPDKEFIGQWALITYFSANHQNPSVFQAVEDLYKRWPKQRLAIEMWTSQLSAMGRYADAAKVLATLDKPELGQRVGYLQLLASAGQGDKARDAALKLSADYPDLKGVNLILAEYWVKKDKAKAMDYYQKELALNPDNLVALNNLAWEYGVVQGDLAKARPFLDKLKGVKNLDPRILDTVGWILAVNGQAAEGEPYLRNAIDLVPDFPAFQYHLAFILARTGKKDEARDLLKQALSATAAFEERKDAEKLMSELG
- a CDS encoding P-loop NTPase, which codes for MSPRTPPPDAHPAGEMEDLPSGPRKLPSLTTLFHVLWMRKWIALIAWFVVAAPVGIALSLFDLPKSYSATTVMRFPDVVGAQTNVMRDVAITSGQSILSILSSHQVLEGTITKLGLRLRIATKEQFQKWVFKDVKYTDNLGLERYTIVLSGRGTEATVNYKPVGATTDYKVHQGPIVGEGRLSFPGLDVQFTPEFLSGEHGNRVDLDFMPFDAVFQDLKKNVSARPLGGTNFEIHLKDRDPFLVADILSTLQSEFLDVYYGTTEVQDVGILAQMEKDLDLAKERLEKSQDDLSHYYAENPELSQQQGPSAGDNLTYLESRQTMDQLEGQKRRVVQAFAAREPDATPERRYFWALELLGEMAQAGEAKAGILRASLQEVNARQQSLRATLGPDHPRIKEAEAEKDSLYRQLEGAEGSLVKRIDQELAQARARVATTAPRQNYRPPVKIQLELERLNNVNKNNQNIYDRLLESYNRAKLVTGSEFFKVSVVDPARPAIYYPPSTKTRLLIAAAAVALLFILIPGLVLAWSLVFIRIWTKEDVTRLLGLKVLGVIAERKLKYKKGEEEGDSRKPAVDPMLIIHGGMSRLEDVEAFRMIREEIENGFRNAGAPGKFCLLITSCRPHEGKSTCAANLAVTFARKGKRTLLIDADFRLGRVAKIFNLHVATGLDTILDQPDIEAGHFLESASLVFQPTLQRNLVVAPRKSPNANAGELVGSDRFKAFVEMARSQFDVVILDMPPVMITPEPLSLADQVDGVVFVCRSGVTAAREAREAVDILFERNARVSCILNGSKISPFEENRYRKYSYYYQVQSAPEAEAG
- a CDS encoding PEP-CTERM sorting domain-containing protein, which encodes MQKLLAILALSAGLSQATVIHWSASNDSKSLADAVANDSIYTGYVDLVEFNDGSFSSIWSTPDPLLGKYVVMNTKTDMFYISTSNAPASIASNALFSASFDFDLNSSNLSTANGYVLGNISINNTIGSAGLTEFAQTEAIYPDAQYTFSAQGSFGNGQLGTVPEPTSLGLMGLGLIGFGLFIRRKKTV